A portion of the Caenorhabditis elegans chromosome III genome contains these proteins:
- the zip-8 gene encoding bZIP transcription factor 8 (Confirmed by transcript evidence), with translation MSNTMQGAHYPQMAFDPTWQMHPAYATATAFNPYNVSFDFTRSPNTSGGSDESMSDGSKIDPKRSPKYLEKRMKNNEAAKKSRASRKHREQKNQTENELLKRKNAALEEELKQAKCELAQMQITIRDMSIEREAYRRENEMLKMVNNKFADSKFEPPQPLRDMTNCNLPYKYELLS, from the exons ATGAGCAACACCATGCAAGGAGCACACTACCCGCAAATGGCATTCGATCCAACATGGCAAATGCATCCAGCGTACGCAACTGCAACTGCTTT taatcCATACAATGTATCATTCGACTTCACACGCTCTCCAAATACCTCCGGCGGATCCGATGAATCAATGAGTGATGGCAGCAAGATCGACCCAAAACGATCTCCAAA atatCTTGAAAAGCGTATGAAGAATAATGAGGCTGCAAAGAAGTCACGAGCCTCCAGAAAACATCGAGAGCAGAAGAATCAGACAGAGAATGAGTTACTCAAAAGGAAAAACGCAGCATTAGAGGAAGAACTGAAGCAAGCAAAATGTGAATTGGCTCAGATGCAAATCACGATCCGAGATATGTCTATC gaacgAGAAGCATACCGCCGAGAGAACGAAATGCTGAAAATGGTGAACAACAAATTTGCGGACTCAAAATTCGAACCTCCGCAACCACTTCGTGATATGACCAACTGCAACCTGCCATACAAATACGAACTTCTctcttaa
- the F23F12.13 gene encoding Major facilitator superfamily (MFS) profile domain-containing protein (Confirmed by transcript evidence), whose protein sequence is MSFLNTNRFHWLCFFLWQFALFFCCQQIFSIFYNFSPGLSCDDPSFQFSKPKCKLSKSEICSELTANCSKIVIEEAPFHSMVQDFKMFCGTKAYDAAWVATIQFIGVLIGAITYGHLGDHFGRKPVSFFGISVGILFGVASGFAPSWEVFAAFRFIVGTSIASILIVFYAYILEFIEPEQRVFLRSFFNWGYARLVFTLACFICGYWRSAAIATSLLSLPILPVLLILPESPKWFNTKKRFRDARAAEKRVAWLSGIPYVNDEDQSIEISEKLEEKSTKIYTMKDLFTSWTIAYRTIVVGSLWFSTSLSAFGSDLNSGNLAGNFYLSQFVSGAVTAFAKIFVFLLDTYVPSFDRRRLHQYPQIAMILCYCVIMVLMILPESDCGSQGSRDLAIIIINIIGVSFIEITWDACYLVAVECFPTKIRTIGIGTCSLLARTGALLAPQMAYLSDIYRPAPYAVVCSIGTISLLISCVFLPDTKGVDLAALDPTEELDYDRKKSMTENIVIQRKRTGTLAAARLSIVENNINA, encoded by the exons atgtcatTTCTCAACACAAATCGCTTCCACTGGTTATGTTTTTTCCTTTGGCAATTTGCACTTTTCTTTTGTTGCcagcaaattttttcg attttctacaatttcagTCCAGGCCTGTCTTGTGATGATcccagttttcagttttcaaaaccgAAATGCAAGCTTTCAAA atcagaAATATGCTCAGAACTCACAGCAAATTGCTCTAAAATAGTCATTGAGGAAGCTCCTTTCCACTCAATGGTTCaggattttaaaatgttttgtggaACAAAAGCTTATGATGCTGCATGGGTAGCCACTATTCAATTCATTGGAGTTCTTATTGGAGCTATTACTTATGGACATTTGGGTGATCATTTTGGTAGAAAAcctgtttcattttttggaatctcTGTGGGAATTTTGTTCGGAGTAGCTTCAG gATTTGCTCCATCATGGGAAGTTTTTGCCGCTTTCAGATTCATCGTTGGTACTTCGATTGCTTCAATTCTCATTGTATTCTATGCATATATTCTGGAGTTTATTGAGCCTGAGCAAAGAGTTTTCTTGAGATCTTTCTTTAATTGG GGTTATGCTCGTCTAGTTTTCACTCTTGCTTGCTTTATCTGTGGCTACTGGAGATCTGCTGCAATTGCCACATCACTTCTTTCACTCCCAATTCTTCCAGTTCTTTTAATCTTACCAGAGTCCCCGAAATG GTTTAATACCAAAAAGAGATTTCGAGACGCAAGGGCGGCTGAGAAACGTGTTGCATGGCTATCAGGGATCCCATACGTCAATGACGAAGATCAAAGTAtagaaatatctgaaaaactaGAAGAGAAGAGTACGAAGATCTATACAATGAAAGATTTATTCACTTCCTGGACAATTGCATATCGTACAATTGTGGTCGGATCTTTGTGGTTCTCTACAAGTTTATCAGCGTTTGGTTCTGACTTGAATTCTGGgaatttggctggaaatttttatttgagtcAGTTTGTGTCCGGTGCGGTGACCgcatttgcaaaaatt tTTGTATTCCTATTGGATACCTATGTTCCATCATTTGACCGTCGGCGTCTACACCAATATCCTCAAATTGCCATGATTTTATGTTATTGTGTTATCATGGTTCTGATGATTCTTCCTGAATCAGACTGTGGAAGTCAAGGATCTCGCGATTTGGCTA TCATCATAATTAACATCATCGGTGTTTCCTTCATTGAGATCACATGGGATGCATGTTATCTTGTAGCAGTGGAATGTTTCCCAACTAAAATTAGAACTATTG GTATCGGTACATGCTCCCTACTTGCCAGAACCGGAGCCTTACTTGCTCCTCAAATGGCTTATCTCTCTGATATCTATCGACCAGCTCCGTACGCAGTTGTTTGCTCAATTGGTACAATTTCCCTCCTGATATCTTGTGTTTTCCTACCAGACACAAAAGGAGTTGATTTGGCAGCACTTGATCCAACTGAAGAACTTGATTACGATAGAAAGAAGAGCATGACGGAGAATATTGTGATTCAGAGAAAAAGAACAGGAACTTTGGCGGCTGCTAGATTatcaattgttgaaaataatataaatgcATA
- the srb-11 gene encoding Serpentine receptor class beta-11 (Partially confirmed by transcript evidence) has protein sequence MNYSSQACITAFNLAYNLVFQASNYYQMIISFCSVFPLIYFLLFKLSKSSFHGNLKTIFISYFVSLVAFSMTHLTTSTTQIIKSIISTDNCDLIISPFPHKIWNFFILFFLTLSTFFPCSVTIERYFAMETAEKYEKASVVMGPILVGFNVLLNFCIIFNMLKDESYTDGNVSFSVIPAVAAQKAFTFFIIIFFVNLVDVIFDLILLRMNLKLKLQLKNSSLAVKYQLEEVYQSTKFSVFLILIHIISFGIYVSAVVFFRYFGNLIISDPDSLFGVRTFSTTIVPTYNFVIGSFSSFFNRIKLKKSEGATIQMSSTGKSGANNYDQAIFSIWNSVSGPIDRNVTLV, from the exons ATGAACTATTCGTCTCAAGCTTGTATCACTGCTTTCAACTTGGCCTATAATCTTGTATTCCAGGCTTCCAACTATTATCAAATgattatttcattttgttctgtttttccattaatctattttcttttgttcAAGCTctcaaaatcaagttttcatggaaatttgaaaacaatatttatcAGCTATTTTGTGTCACTTGTAGCATTTTCTATGACACATCTCACCACTTCA actacccaaattataaaatcaataatatcaACGGACAATTGTGATTTAATAATATCCCCATTTCctcataaaatttggaattttttcattttgtttttcctaACACTTTCTACCTTTTTCCCGTGCTCCGTTACAATTGAACGGTATTTTGCGATGGAAACggcagaaaaatatgaaaaggcGTCGGTAGTTATGGGGCCAATTCTTGTTGGATTCAAt gttCTATTGAACTTTTGTATTATCTTTAACATGTTAAAAGATGAAAGTTACACTGATGGAAATGTATCGTTTTCTGTTATTCCAGCAGTCGCTGCTCAGAAA gcgtttaccttttttataattatatttttcgtcAATCTCGTAGATGTTATATTTGATTTAATATTACTTCGAATGAatcttaaattgaaattacaattgaaaaattcttcacTTGCTGTAAAATATCAACTGGAAGAAGTCTATCAATCCACTAAATTTTCCgtatttcttattttaattCATATTATTTCATTCGGGATTTATGTATCTGCTGtggtattttttcgatatttcggAAATCTGATAATTTCAGACCCCGACTCTTTATTCGGAGTCAGAACTTTTTCGACAACA atagttCCTACATATAATTTCGTTATTGGAAGcttctcaagtttttttaaccgaataaaattgaagaagtCTGAGGGAGCAACTATTCAAATGTCTTCAACTGGAAAATCTGGAGCTAACAATTACGATCAAGCCATTTTTAGTATTTGGAACTCAGTTTCTGGACCAATCGACAGGAATGTTACATTAGTTTGA
- the zip-8 gene encoding bZIP transcription factor 8 (Confirmed by transcript evidence), with protein MSNTMQGAHYPQMAFDPTWQMHPAYATATAFNPYNVSFDFTRSPNTSGGSDESMSDGSKIDPKRSPK; from the exons ATGAGCAACACCATGCAAGGAGCACACTACCCGCAAATGGCATTCGATCCAACATGGCAAATGCATCCAGCGTACGCAACTGCAACTGCTTT taatcCATACAATGTATCATTCGACTTCACACGCTCTCCAAATACCTCCGGCGGATCCGATGAATCAATGAGTGATGGCAGCAAGATCGACCCAAAACGATCTCCAAAGTAA
- the chtb-2 gene encoding Chitin binding domain containing chtb-2 (Partially confirmed by transcript evidence) produces the protein MRTMHCFLFILLFCLGQVFTDVIFTSERCNRVTYGLRTVNGDPSRYKQCGPSGRVWIVPCAPQMTFDPEDRVCKERLDSRIVKPMRKYETSRTIITTPAPIPSSYPVSAEVIAPGAPAASHAAPEEFVFSTIRPKSRKPKAKTRGKFRKTTTAMIQTTTPMTVESFESMEMTTTPKIVIFASKKNMNNTNRSGESRTQLIRNRNRERGNAPAFTRPGRVRTTTPMSVTHATRFVPGIQHKVTVAPKEVQGMPHTLAPYEKMDRRPDSFGVEELTTMTPEYTVRYNGQTMTENEFLNQLLHIVQHQKTVSERQQQEKFEKMEQERLRQEKEEKARELERRRKLEESETARQAELDRQATIYAEQERMAMERNRELERIRLEEKKRENERVRQEEIAMEISKIRELERLQLERQRKNERVRQELEAARKYKLQEEERQRKIQQQKVEMEQIRQQEEARQEQLRVLEEERARELERVRQEELERQHQMEILRQQEEDQKKKKLEKDREQREQQEAEELNRMIIEKEMKENKQKMIEEKNKRKMLEKEMEDRQNAIYEEEERRIAEEERRKQIEIEERRRIQQQIMIATEERSRLDAMEREREMLRQIKESEKQRKELERQELLATTPITTIKPIYRPDISEYRPPDVESHMIRFTTQSPEWATPSPTWNPAWNTVTAEEETPGIPIIHSQCQVNGECELKYDVDSFCAHPRSPSMYLQCAPLYGRLGRWTERYCPDTLIFIVSIGRCEKGEETRKPYDPDNRVVIPRLPSETSFVEWKGNRVIDHQLPTHISPPRVYPPVPETHQPQIYSTIDQFPKDLLPKIPELATAEKTYAQQYQNHIHGSVVSGGHNHQVVRPIAPTPTIAPNSNVPVSYQISQSQNSLSTNSIKSEIDLSHIHPLFPRVQPDFLSRMLPSLNFKMHDENSGAQSLGSVVKPVLKKIALNQTEQFLDRLLADQKNDEKLRKETIDRLKSSNSDNITKKN, from the exons ATGCGGACCATGCACTGCTTCCTATTCATTTTACTATTCTGCTTGGGACAAG tattcacCGACGTAATCTTCACATCAGAACGTTGCAACCGTGTGACATACGGTCTACGAACAGTAAATGGAGATCCATCAAGATACAAGCAATGTGGTCCTTCTGGAAGAGTATGGATTGTTCCATGTGCTCCACAAATGACCTTTGATCCAGAAGATAGG GTTTGCAAAGAACGCCTTGATTCTCGAATAGTTAAGCCAATGAGAAAGTACGAAACCTCTCGAACAATCATCACTACACCTGCTCCAATTCCTTCAAGTTATCCTGTATCCGCAGAAGTTATAGCTCCAGGCGCTCCAGCAGCGTCTCACGCTGCCCCTGAagaatttgtattttcaacTATTCGTCCGAAAAGTAGAAAACCAAAAGCAAAAACTCGagggaaattcagaaaaacgaCAACCGCCATGATTCAAACGACAACTCCAATGACAGTTGAATCATTTGAATCAATGGAAATGACGACGACTCCGAAAATTGTAATCTTCGCTagcaagaaaaatatgaacaatACTAATCGAAGTGGGGAATCAAGAACTCAATTGATAAGGAATCGAAACAGAGAAAGAGGAAATGCTCCAGCATTCACAAGGCCTGGAAGAGTTAGGACAACAACTCCGATGTCTGTAACTCATGCGACAAGATTTGTGCCAGGTATTCAAcataaggttactgtagcaccgAAAGAAGTTCAAGGAATGCCACATACATTGGCTCCATATGAAAAAATGGATAGAAGACCGGATAGTTTTGGAGTTGAAGAATTAACAACAATGACTCCTGAGTATACTGTTAG aTACAATGGTCAAACGATGACCGAAAACGAGTTTCTAAATCAACTTCTACATATTGTCCAACATCAGAAAACTGTCTCCGAACGTCAGCAAcaagagaaatttgaaaagatggAACAGGAAAGACTTCGACAGGAGAAGGAAGAAAAGGCTAGAGAATTGGAACGCCgtagaaaattggaagagTCTGAAACTGCTCGTCAAGCCGAATTGGATCGG caAGCTACAATCTACGCCGAGCAAGAACGTATGGCAATGGAGAGAAATCGAGAGTTGGAAAGAATACGATTGGAAGAGAAGAAACGAGAGAATGAAAGAGTTAGACAAGAAGAAATTGCaatggaaatttcgaaaatacgAGAACTCGAACGGCTTCAATTGGAAAGACAACGAAAGAATGAAAGAGTTCGACAGGAACTGGAAGCAGCTCGTAAGTATAAATTGCAAGAAGAAGAACGTCAGCGGAAGATCCAACAGCAGAAAGTTGAGATGGAACAGATCCGACAGCAAGAAGAAGCACGGCAAGAACAATTGAGAGTTCTGGAAGAAGAGAGAGCACGGGAATTGGAGAGAGTTAGACAGGAAGAGTTGGAAAGACAACATCAAATGGAGATTCTGAGACAACAAGAAGAAgatcagaagaagaagaagctggaaAAAGATCGGGAGCAGCGGGAACAGCAAGAAGCGGAAGAGCTGAACCGAATGATTATTGAgaaagaaatgaaagaaaataaacagaaaatgattgaagagaaaaacaaacggaaaatgttggaaaaggAAATGGAAGATCGACAGAATGCGATTTATGAAGAAGAGGAAAGAAGAATAGCAGAAGAAGAGAGAaggaaacaaattgaaattgaagaacGTCGTCGAATTCAGCAACAAATAATGATAGCTACAGAAGAAAGATCAAGATTAGATGCAATGGAAAGAGAACGAGAAATGTTAAGACAAATTAAAGAAAGTGAGAAACAGAGAAAGGAATTGGAACGTCAGGAGTTGTTGG CAACTACACCAATAACCACAATCAAGCCTATCTATCGTCCGGATATCTCGGAATATCGACCACCAGATGTTGAGTCTCATATGATTCGTTTTACAACTCAGTCACCTGAATGGGCGACACCTTCACCAACATGGAATCCAGCATGGAATACGGTTACTGCAGAAGAAGAAACCCCGGGAATTCCAATTATTCATAGTCAATGTCAAGTGAATGGAGAATGCGAACTGAAATATGACGTTGATTCGTTCTGTGCTCATCCAAG atCTCCATCAATGTATCTTCAATGTGCTCCATTGTACGGTAGGTTGGGAAGATGGACTGAAAGATATTGTCCAGATACTTTGATATTTATTGTATCAATTGGAAGATGTGAAAAGGGAGAAGAAACTCGTAAACCATATGATCCAGACAATCGAGTCGTGATTCCAAGACTACCTTCGGAGACTTCATTTGTTGAGTGGAAGGGTAATAG agTGATTGACCATCAACTCCCAACTCATATATCCCCGCCACGAGTTTATCCGCCTGTCCCGGAAACTCACCAACCTCAAATCTACAGTACTATTGATCAGTTCCCAAAGGATTTGCTTCCAAAGATTCCAGAATTAGCGACAGCTGAAAAAACCTATGCTCAACAATACCAAAAT CACATTCATGGAAGTGTGGTTAGTGGAGGACATAATCATCAAGTTGTTCGACCAATTGCTCCAACTCCAACAATTGCTCCAAATTCGAATGTTCCAGTTTCctatcaaatttctcaaagcCAGAACTCACTATCAACTAAT agcatAAAATCCGAAATTGATCTTTCCCACATACATCCACTATTTCCACGTGTTCAGCCAGATTTTTTAAGTCGAATGTTGCCATcactcaattttaaaatgcacGATGAAAACTCTGGAGCTCAATCACTTGGAAGTGTAGTCAAGCCTGTGCTTAAAAAg aTCGCTCTGAACCAAACTGAACAGTTCTTGGATCGTTTATTGGCTGATCAAAAAAACGATGAGAAGCTACGAAAAGAAACAATTGATCGGCTAAAGTCATCAAATAGCGATaatattacgaaaaaaaattaa
- the rpt-3 gene encoding putative 26S proteasome regulatory subunit 6B (Confirmed by transcript evidence): MSAAALEEIGIAPLQENTSLRPPPLPATCVDVSSDDYIKLTTLERQLAHLQVMEDYIKLETRNLEKELLHAQEEVKRIQSVPLVIGQFLEAVDQNHAIVGSTTGSNYYVRVLSILDRELLKPGCSVALHKYSNALVDVLPPEADSSIQMLRPDEKPDISYGDIGGLDMQKQEVREAVELPLTHGELYQQIGIDPPRGVLMYGPPGCGKTMLAKAVAANTAASFIRVVGSEFVQKYLGEGPRMVRDVFRLAKENSPSIIFIDEIDAIATKRFDAQTGADREVQRILLELLNQMDGFDQSTNVKVIMATNRQDTLDPALLRPGRLDRKIEFPLPDRRQKRLVFSTVCSRMNLSDDVDLEDWVARPDKISGADINSICQEAGMQAVRENRYVVLTKDLEKAYKNVVKKDTNDFEFYK; the protein is encoded by the exons ATGTCTGCCGCTGCTTTGGAGGAAATCGGTATTGCTCCATTACAGGAGAATACTTCTCTCCGTCCGCCACCACTTCCAGCCACCTGCGTTGATGTATCATCAGACGACTATATCAAGCTTACAACGCTGGAACGTCAACTGGCGCATCTTCAAGTTATGGAGGACTATATCAAGCTGGAGACAAGAAACCTTGAAAAAGAATTGCTTCATGCTCAGGAAGAAGTGAAGCGTATTCAATCTGTGCCACTTGTCATTGGACAATTCCTGGAAGCTGTGGACCAAAACCATGCTATCGTTGGAAGCACCACCGGATCCAACTATTATGTCCGTGTTCTATCGATTTTGGATCGTGAGCTGCTTAAGCCAGGATGTTCGGTGGCCCTTCATAAATATTCAAACGCACTTGTTGATGTTCTTCCACCAGAGGCTGACAGCTCCATTCAAATGCTTCGTCCTGATGAGAAACCTGACATCTCTTATGGAGATATTGGAGGTCTTGATATGCAGAAGCAAGAAGTCAGAGAAGCTGTCGAACTTCCATTGACTCATGGAGAACTTTATCAACAAATCGGAATTGACCCCCCAAGAGGAGTTCTCATGTATGGACCACCAGGATGTGGAAAGACTATGTTGGCGAAGGCTGTTGCTGCAAATACTGCTGCTTCCTTCATTCGCGTTGTTGGATCTGAGTTTGTACAGAAATATCTTGGAGAAG GACCACGAATGGTGCGTGACGTCTTCCGTCTGGCAAAGGAAAACAGCCCATCTATTATTTTTATCGATGAAATTGACGCGATTGCTACGAAACGTTTCGATGCTCAAACCGGAGCAGATCGTGAG GTTCAACGTATTCTTCTCGAATTGCTCAATCAAATGGACGGTTTTGATCAAAGCACTAATGTGAAAGTTATCATGGCCACTAATCGACAGGATACTCTCGATCCTGCACTTCTTCGTCCAGGTCGTCTCGATCGTAAGATTGAGTTCCCATTGCCAGATCGTCGTCAAAAGCGTCTCGTATTCTCAACCGTCTGCTCTCGTATGAACCTGTCGGATGATGTTGATTTGGAAGACTGGGTTGCTCGTCCAGACAAGATTTCAGGAGCTGATATCAACTCTATCTGTCAAGAAGCTGGTATGCAAGCCGTTCGTGAGAATCGTTACGTTGTGCTTACCAAGGATCTTGAGAAGGCCTACAAGAATGTTGTGAAGAAGGATACCAACGATTTCGAGTTCTACAAGTAA